The Pyrus communis chromosome 9, drPyrComm1.1, whole genome shotgun sequence genome has a segment encoding these proteins:
- the LOC137746291 gene encoding protein SODIUM POTASSIUM ROOT DEFECTIVE 1-like, producing MKMKGIDIFCASQASTAICMNMDHQASSSSVVQLGGRALDRHNPIIQDARRSTSSRTLPIAPCSSQSPINPKAYHQLPKSKKKATSSSLRPSTKSSSKENDQMRKSTSNIFHGKLDENVKKFSSVLSESVVRKSSANPIDLITPPGSSRYLLSDTVIFDGLSDHDPVLALVPVGQKKNAVKIITENKSTTSSIGSSSSSLTKDSKPPTPPPLPPPSNQVVVLMVSLHCKGCVGKLRKHLSRMEGVTSFNIDFAAKKVTVTGDVTPSSVLASVSKVKNAQFWPTVSSASPASPPCPTKLEAKK from the exons ATGAAGATGAAAGGCATAGACATATTCTGTGCATCCCAAGCTTCAACAGCCATATGCATGAACATGGATCATCAAGCATCCTCCTCCTCCGTCGTACAACTCGGCGGCCGAGCCCTCGACCGCCACAACCCCATCATCCAAGATGCAAGAAGAAGCACAAGCTCCAGAACCCTTCCCATTGCTCCATGCTCTTCCCAATCCCCCATCAACCCCAAGGCCTACCACCAACTCCCAAAGAGCAAGAAAAAAGCAACCTCCTCATCACTTAGACCAAGTACCAAGAGCTcctcaaaagaaaatgatcaGATGAGGAAGAGTACTAGTAATATTTTTCATGGAAAGTTggatgaaaatgttaagaagtTTTCTTCTGTTCTAAGTGAGAGTGTTGTTAGGAAGAGCTCTGCCAACCCTATCGATCTTATTACTCCTCCTGGCTCCTCCAGATACCTTTTGAGTGATACTGTGATCTTTGATGGGTTATCGGATCACGATCCGGTTTTGGCATTGGTTCCGGTTGGGCAGAAAAAGAATGCAGTGAAAATAATCACAGAAAATAAATCTACTACTTCTTCAATTGGCTCTTCTTCCTCATCTCTGACAAAAGACTCAAAACCACCAACGCCACCACCACTGCCACCGCCTTCCAACCAG GTTGTTGTATTGATGGTGTCCCTTCACTGCAAAGGGTGTGTAGGAAAACTGAGAAAACATCTATCCAGAATGGAAG GGGTGACATCATTCAACATAGACTTTGCAGCAAAGAAGGTGACAGTCACTGGAGATGTAACCCCATCGAGTGTCCTTGCCAGTGTCTCAAAGGTGAAGAACGCTCAGTTTTGGCCTACTGTGTCATCAGCATCACCTGCCTCTCCACCTTGTCCTACCAAACTAGAGGCCAAGAAATAA
- the LOC137744953 gene encoding UDP-glucuronic acid decarboxylase 1-like, which translates to MMKQLHKQSSLNHRRDEEIPSTLSSPYSTKAPKHPRSLPRSINYLFKEQRLLFILVGILIGSTFFILQPTLSRLGPSDPNSAATSVSRTFSTAHDLVSKPTHAKVGRVPVALGQRRLRIVVTGGAGFVGSHLVDKLIDRGNDVIVIDNFFTGRKDNLVHHFGNPRFELIRHDVVEPILLEVDQIYHLACPASPVHYKYNPVKTIKTNVMGTLNMLGLAKRIGARFLLTSTSEVYGDPLEHPQKETYWGNVNPIGERSCYDEGKRTAETLAMDYHRGADVEVRIARIFNTYGPRMCLDDGRVVSNFVAQAIRKQPLTVYGDGKQTRSFQYVSDLVNGLMALMDGEHVGPFNLGNPGEFTMLELAEVVKDTIDSSATIEFRPNTADDPHKRKPDISKAKELLNWEPKVSLREGLPLMVSDFQNRILNEDEGKGIN; encoded by the exons ATGATGAAGCAACTGCACAAGCAATCAAGCTTGAACCACCGACGGGACGAAGAGATCCCATCGACCCTCAGCTCCCCCTACTCCACCAAAGCTCCCAAGCACCCCCGATCCCTCCCCAGATCCATCAACTACCTCTTCAAGGAGCAGCGCCTCCTCTTCATCCTCGTCGGCATTCTCATCGGCTCCACCTTCTTCATCCTCCAGCCCACCCTCTCCCGCCTCGGCCCCTCCGATCCCAACTCCGCCGCCACCTCCGTCTCCAGAACCTTCTCCACCGCCCACGACCTCGTCTCCAAGCCCACCCATGCCAAGGTCGGTCGCGTCCCTGTTGCGCTCGGCCAGCGGAGGCTGCGAATCGTCGTCACCGGCGGAGCTGGGTTCGTCGGGTCCCACCTCGTTGATAAGCTCATTGACAGAGGTAATGATGTCATTGTGATTGATAATTTCTTCACTGGGAGGAAGGACAATCTGGTGCACCATTTCGGGAACCCGAGGTTCGAGCTCATTAGGCACGACGTCGTCGAGCCGATTCTGCTGGAGGTGGATCAGATCTACCATTTGGCTTGCCCTGCCTCCCCTGTTCATTACAAGTATAACCCAGTCAAGACAATCA AGACCAATGTGATGGGTACTCTTAATATGTTGGGACTTGCCAAGCGAATCGGGGCGCGGTTTCTGCTCACTAGTACGAGTGAAGTTTATGGGGACCCTCTGGAGCATCCTCAGAAGGAAACTTACTGGGGAAACGTAAATCCTATAG GTGAGAGGAGTTGCTATGATGAAGGAAAGAGGACAGCAGAGACGTTGGCAATGGATTATCATCGAGGTGCCGATGTTGAG GTGCGTATTGCTCGAATTTTCAACACGTATGGGCCACGTATGTGTTTAGATGATGGGCGTGTGGTTAGCAATTTTGTTGCACAG GCTATCCGCAAACAACCATTGACTGTGTATGGTGATGGTAAACAAACACGAAGCTTTCAATATGTCTCCGATTTG GTCAATGGACTGATGGCATTGATGGACGGAGAACATGTGGGACCTTTCAACCTGGGTAATCCAGGGGAGTTCACCATGCTTGAGCTTGCTGAG GTTGTCAAAGATACAATTGATTCAAGTGCGACAATAGAATTTAGACCAAATACTGCTGATGATCCACACAAGAGGAAGCCCGATATTAGCAAAGCCAAGGAGCTATTGAACTGGGAGCCGAAAGTCTCGCTGAGGGAAGGACTGCCTCTAATGGTGAGTGATTTCCAGAATCGCATTTTAAAtgaagatgaaggaaaagggATTAACTAA
- the LOC137744020 gene encoding exocyst complex component EXO70H1-like, with the protein MPIKGIRSLCLHSKTPSLAAYSSSPSRLSAYSSSPSRPSVSFPTPRRFPVENFTDAINQQIIDNAAVLVMKWNPDTSTYAKVTSLFYESKNEARQFIRCVTDLQIAMHYLVQEDPTSEKLVQAQSLMQVAMKRLQKEFYQILSMNREHLDPESVSTRSRSSIASTRSSISDDDEDRGATTDDDVKFATDAILEVEQVSAIAMNDLKLIAECMITSGYSKECVHIYKIIRKSIIDEGIYKLGVERFSSSQIGKMDREVLDLRYKSWLNTVKISISTLFNGERILCDHVFSSSASIRESCFTDISREAATLLFGFPQVLVAVKSKKNSLDIFRLLDMYTAISENWPEIESIFGFESTAAVRSQALNSLIKLSESVLSLLSDFESMVQKDSSKSVPTGGGIHDLTLRAMNYLSLLTDYSNVLADIITDWPPPAKSSHPKSYFDSPVSDEAPAPAISARMAWLVLVLLCKLNDKAKHYKDVALSYLFLANNLQHVISKVRTSNLQYLLGEDWISKHEAKVRQFAANYEKLAWEEVLSSLPENPTAQICPEEARLIFRNFNFAFDEAYRKQRTSVVPDPKLRDDIKVSVGQKLVPVYREFYEAHRMTVGGGRSGALYARIAPEDVGNHLSDLFLPPSSLSHRRSH; encoded by the coding sequence ATGCCAATAAAAGGAATAAGGAGCTTGTGCTTACACTCCAAAACGCCGTCGTTGGCGGCCTACTCTTCTTCCCCTTCCAGACTATCGGCCTACTCTTCTTCCCCTTCTAGGCCTTCCGTTTCATTTCCAACCCCGCGGCGCTTTCCCGTGGAGAACTTCACGGACGCGATTAACCAGCAGATCATCGACAACGCCGCCGTATTGGTCATGAAGTGGAACCCGGACACCTCCACGTACGCCAAAGTCACTTCCTTATTCTACGAGAGCAAAAACGAAGCCCGGCAGTTTATCCGCTGCGTGACGGACCTCCAGATTGCCATGCACTACCTCGTCCAGGAGGACCCCACCTCAGAAAAACTCGTTCAGGCGCAGAGCCTCATGCAGGTGGCAATGAAGCGCCTCCAGAAAGAGTTCTACCAGATCCTCTCCATGAACCGGGAGCACCTCGACCCAGAATCAGTCTCCACCCGGTCCAGGTCCTCTATCGCCTCGACCCGGTCCAGCATATCTGATGACGACGAAGACCGCGGCGCCACCACGGACGACGACGTAAAATTCGCCACAGACGCCATCCTCGAAGTCGAACAGGTCTCGGCCATCGCTATGAACGACTTGAAATTAATCGCCGAATGCATGATCACATCGGGATATTCGAAGGAATGCGTCCACATCTACAAAATCATCAGAAAATCGATTATCGACGAGGGAATCTACAAGCTCGGCGTCGAGCGGTTCAGCTCGTCGCAGATCGGGAAGATGGACCGGGAGGTTCTGGATCTGAGATACAAGAGCTGGTTGAACACGGTGAAGATCTCGATCTCCACGCTCTTCAATGGCGAGCGAATCCTCTGCGACCACGTGTTCTCATCCTCTGCCTCGATCCGCGAGTCCTGCTTCACGGACATTTCTCGCGAGGCGGCGACTTTGCTCTTCGGCTTCCCGCAAGTTCTGGTGGCGGTGAAGAGCAAGAAGAACTCTCTCGACATTTTCCGCCTCCTCGACATGTACACTGCGATCTCCGAGAACTGGCCGGAGATCGAATCCATCTTCGGCTTTGAATCCACGGCTGCCGTCCGTTCTCAGGCCCTCAACTCGCTCATCAAACTCAGCGAATCGGTGCTATCTCTGCTCTCCGATTTCGAGTCCATGGTCCAGAAAGACTCGTCGAAATCCGTCCCCACCGGCGGCGGGATCCACGATCTGACTCTCCGCGCGATGAATTACCTCTCGCTCCTCACCGATTACAGCAACGTCCTCGCTGACATTATTACCGACTGGCCTCCGCCGGcgaaatcatcccatccaaaatCATACTTCGACAGCCCCGTCTCCGACGAAGCTCCTGCACCGGCCATCTCCGCCCGCATGGCGTGGCTCGTCCTCGTCCTCCTCTGCAAGCTCAACGACAAGGCCAAGCACTACAAGGATGTCGCACTCTCGTACCTCTTCCTGGCCAACAATCTCCAGCACGTAATCTCGAAAGTCCGTACGTCGAATCTCCAGTACCTCCTTGGCGAGGACTGGATTTCGAAGCACGAGGCGAAAGTGCGGCAGTTCGCGGCGAACTACGAGAAATTGGCTTGGGAGGAAGTGTTATCTTCGCTGCCGGAGAACCCGACGGCTCAGATTTGTCCCGAGGAAGCGAGATTGATCTTCCGCAACTTCAATTTCGCGTTTGACGAAGCCTATCGGAAACAAAGGACGAGTGTCGTACCCGACCCAAAACTCCGAGACGATATTAAAGTTTCGGTAGGGCAAAAGCTCGTTCCGGTTTACCGGGAGTTTTACGAAGCGCACAGGATGACGGTCGGGGGCGGGAGAAGCGGGGCGCTTTATGCCAGAATTGCCcctgaagatgttggaaatcaCTTATCCGACCTGTTTCTTCCACCGTCGTCGTTGTCTCATCGGCGGAGCCATTGA